The Haloplanus sp. CK5-1 genome contains a region encoding:
- a CDS encoding DUF7567 family protein encodes MSLEIIDRHSEALFEFLWCPVCGHEVFSHIPFEGVFCKNCNTQVELQESRETRGYEEAVLACFDTDSTWNLHVDEKLRRDIPDGSARVKVFGAPGAYEVDWWSPEPGDDWEPVERGEFDDVDEPADVSHLA; translated from the coding sequence ATGAGTCTGGAAATCATCGACCGGCACAGCGAAGCACTGTTCGAGTTCCTCTGGTGTCCCGTCTGCGGGCACGAGGTATTCAGTCACATTCCGTTCGAAGGTGTGTTCTGCAAGAACTGCAACACGCAGGTCGAACTCCAGGAATCCCGAGAGACACGCGGCTACGAGGAGGCCGTCCTCGCCTGCTTCGACACCGATTCGACCTGGAATCTCCACGTTGACGAGAAGCTCCGTCGCGACATTCCGGATGGATCGGCGCGGGTGAAGGTCTTCGGCGCACCGGGTGCCTACGAGGTCGATTGGTGGAGTCCGGAACCTGGCGACGACTGGGAGCCGGTTGAGCGAGGCGAGTTCGACGATGTCGACGAGCCTGCAGACGTCTCCCACCTTGCGTAG
- a CDS encoding DUF7568 family protein gives MPQITNWQRESRTPTLEYQNTETGARAVLHRAPDSYRYKWRGVILVDGYPVWSRGYETKDAKAFRDELRKRPAPELSCPECPNNDVAIGGKTADGAKVQRWFECRNCGYEASSRIVYAAER, from the coding sequence ATGCCTCAAATCACAAACTGGCAGCGCGAGAGCCGCACGCCCACACTCGAGTATCAAAACACCGAGACCGGCGCTCGGGCGGTCTTACACCGAGCACCGGACTCCTACCGTTACAAGTGGCGTGGCGTAATCCTCGTCGACGGCTACCCAGTGTGGTCGCGGGGGTACGAGACGAAGGACGCGAAAGCGTTCCGTGACGAGCTCCGGAAACGGCCAGCGCCCGAACTGAGTTGTCCCGAGTGTCCGAACAACGACGTGGCAATCGGTGGAAAAACGGCTGACGGCGCCAAGGTCCAGCGCTGGTTTGAGTGCCGGAACTGTGGGTACGAAGCATCCTCGAGAATCGTGTACGCCGCCGAACGGTGA
- a CDS encoding type IV pilin, with protein sequence MVAVTVILAATIGTFVLGFAGDLAQGDPLVDFRMNQDGTTVVLTHAGGETLDGENVYIVSDSSGWLGNYAGTNGEACDTTISTVKPGTECQISGAPSGEFAVVWRSNGRSSILFQGRVFGDGSASNPTPTPTSTPTSTPTSTPTSTPTVTPTPTPTPTATPTPSNSPPTADFTTTRRGKSSNVELDGSPSSDSDGSIDLYEWDIGADGSVDYTGETVSNVNVPAGTDVKLIVTDDDGATDSITKTVN encoded by the coding sequence ATGGTCGCAGTGACGGTTATACTCGCGGCTACTATCGGTACGTTTGTACTCGGGTTCGCTGGCGATTTAGCTCAAGGCGACCCGTTGGTCGACTTCCGAATGAACCAAGACGGAACGACAGTCGTCCTCACCCATGCTGGTGGGGAGACTCTCGACGGAGAAAATGTGTACATCGTCTCTGATTCGAGCGGCTGGTTAGGTAACTATGCCGGGACAAACGGAGAGGCTTGCGACACGACGATTTCAACAGTAAAACCGGGAACAGAGTGTCAAATTTCGGGAGCGCCAAGCGGTGAATTTGCCGTCGTTTGGCGGTCGAATGGCCGTTCTTCTATACTCTTCCAAGGTCGAGTCTTCGGTGATGGGTCTGCGTCAAACCCAACGCCGACACCGACTTCGACCCCGACCTCTACGCCGACTTCAACTCCCACGTCTACACCCACTGTGACCCCTACGCCGACACCGACACCAACAGCGACTCCCACACCCTCGAACAGCCCCCCGACAGCCGATTTCACGACTACCAGAAGAGGGAAGTCGTCTAACGTGGAGTTAGACGGGTCACCATCGAGTGACTCCGACGGGTCAATAGACTTGTATGAGTGGGATATTGGCGCAGATGGCTCGGTTGACTACACCGGTGAAACAGTCAGTAATGTCAACGTCCCGGCGGGGACGGACGTGAAACTGATAGTCACTGACGACGACGGGGCTACCGACAGCATAACGAAGACGGTG